The region TGGTAGTAGCCGCCGTCGTTGGCATCGTAGTTAAACTGAGCACCGAGCTTTTCGAAGCCCAGGAAGTGGGTATCCAACCGGCGACGGCCGATTTTGTCGCCACCGGGCCGGGGAATCCGTCCTTTTTTAAACCGGGCCAGCATAGGACCCAGTAACATGACCGATCCCCGTAAAGCGGCTGCTTTACGCTTGTAGGTGTCTGTTTCGAGGTAGTCCAGATTAACATCGCTGGCCTGAAACCGGTACGAACTTTCGCCAATCTTCGTAACCCATACGCCCAGATCGCCCAGTAGGTCGATGAGTTGATTCACATCCCGAATACCGGGAATGTTGTGAATCGTAATGGGTTCTTTGGTCAGCAATACGGCGCAAAGAATTTGCAGCGCTTCGTTTTTTGCGCCCTGCGGATTCAGTTCGCCTTTTAGTTTACGTCCGCCTGTGATTTGAAAAGATGCCATTTAGGAAATGATGAATGATGAATTATAAACGATAAACGAGTTGCCGGAACAGGTATGAATAAAGAACAGTCAAAAGTCGACCTGAACCCGTTATCTTTTATAACTGAAATTTACCGTCTGCGACGGTCGTTGTTTCTGTTTTGGTCGTTACGATTACGGCTACCGAAGTTCCGCGGATTTTGGCCGCCATCGCGGTCATTGCGGTTATTTGGCCGACCCTGCGGATTGTCGTTCCGATTTCGGTTATTGACATTACGCGGGTTTTGCCCGTTTTCATTGTTGCCGTTCCGGTCGTTTCGGTTGTTTGGCCGTCCCTGAGAACTATTGTTGCGGTCGTTGCGGAAATTATTGCCACCACCGTTCCCGATGCGCTGCGGCTGGTCGCCGGTACGTTCGCGGGGGGTCGATTCAACAAGCCCCTGCTCCCGGATGAGCTTAATGTCGTCGTACAGTTTACCGTTCGAGAGTTCGATCAGGCTTTGATAAATAGTCTCATCTTCGACGGACTCTTTATTCCAGGCCTGATAAAAGGTCCGCATCAAACGCGCCAGGTATGAAACAAAAGCCCGTCGTTCTTCGGGTTCTTCCAGAGCAACTGCTTTAGCGATCAGCAAATCGACATTCCGGCCAAAATGTCTGAATTTCAGGTTATGGGTATTGTAAGGAACCCGCTGAGGTTTTTTACCGAGTGCTTCTTCCGATGGGGGTGGGTAGGGGCTATCCACATCCAGCGTAAAATTAGACATGATGTACAGGTCGTCCCACAACTTATTGTAGTAGTCCTGACCATCCTTCATATTGGGATGGATTTGTCGCATCAACTCAATCAGGATATGTGCATACCGAGTTCGGGTTGAGCGATCGTCAATGTTGACCATATTGTCAACGAGCTTTTGGATACTACTGCCGTATTCTTTCAAGGGCTTGCCCGATAGGTGATAAAGTAACAAAAGTACGAAGGAATGGGCCAAGGGGCAAGGGGTAATGAGCGTAGGGCCTCGGGCATTGGGAAGGCAATCAGGGCTAAGGGCATGTGGCATTGGGCGTAAAGGGTAAGGGTAGCAAAGAATGGAAAATAAGGAAGTGCTATCTTTGCCGTTAGTTCCCTCCGTCGATACTCTATGTCTCTTGCTCAACGCCCGCTGTTGCGTACCTACCGCGCCGAATTTGCCGATACCCTTCGCCTAAGTATACCAATCATTATTGCGCAGTTGGGTGTGGTCTTAATGGGCGTAACAGACAACCTGTTTGTGGGGCGATTGCTGGGGGCGGTACCGTTAGGCGCTGCCGGTCTGGCCAATTCGTTGTCTTTCCTGATGTCGAGCATTGGCGTGGGGGGCATGTCGGTGGTGGCCGCGCTGGTCTCCAAAGCCAGTAACCAGAGCGATCCGGCGGGGGTAAATCGGCTGTTTCGGGCTGGATTACGAGTTGCCGGGCTACTGAGTATTCTGCTGGGCGGTCTGTCTGTGCTGTTAGCCTTTAACTTTAGCCTCTTCGGACAAACGGCCGAAGTAACCCGGCTGGCGCGCGACTTTATGCTGATTTTAAGTGCGTCGCTCTTACCACTATTAATTTTTGTAGCGGCTCGACAACTGTGCGACGGCCTGCGCTATCCTCGGGTAGCCATGGCCATAACCTTGTCGGCATTAGGGATAAATGCCCTCTTCAACTACGTATTTATTAAAGGTGCTGGCCCATTCCCGGCATTGGGACTGATGGGTTCAGCGTTGGCTACGCTGCTGTCGCGAACGTTTATGGCGGGGGCGATGCTGCTCTATATTTACCGAACAGCACATTTTGGGGCTTACCTGAAACGGGAGTTCAGGTCACTGCCGTCAAAAGAAGAAGCCTGGATCATACTACGGCTGGGCATTCCGGGTGGGCTGACATTTTTCTTCGAGGTAGCTACCTTTTCGCTGGCGGTTGTGATTGTTGGGTGGCTGGGAGAGGCTCAGCTGGCTGCTCATCAGATTGCCATCAATATGGCGTCGGTAACCTATATGATGGCGACGGGTATTTCGTCGGCGGCTGCCATTCGTGTCAGCGCGGCTGTGGGGCGCAGGAGCCGGGAGGAGGTCTGGCGAGCCGGGGTGGCTGCTTTTCTGTTGTCGGTAAGTTTTATGAGCGTTACGGCCCTCGTGTTCCTGACCGCCAACGACTGGCTCGTAACGCTTTATCTTCGGGATAATCCGGCCGTTATGAGTATTGCGGCTTCGCTGGTGATCATGGCGGGGTTCTTTCAGCTTTCCGATGGCGTGCAGGTGGTGGCGCTTGGGGGGTTGCGTGGATTATCGGACGTGAACGTGCCTACGCTGATTACGCTGTTTTCCTACTGGGTGGTTGCCTTACCATTAAGTTACGTCCTGGCTTTTCCGATGGGCATGGATGCCGTTGGGGTCTGGATCGGACTATTAGCGGGTCTGTCCATTGCCGCCGTTCTGCTGACCTGGCGTTTTTTTAGACGGGTAAAACGCGTCGATCTGTTTACCGGGTCCATTGTTTCAGATGCGCCAATCGGCTGATTTTCAGCGCATCGTATTCAATATTTCATCGCGCGTTGGCCGTTCAGTGGCTAAGTCGTAACCAATTCCGGCGCGGTCCAGATGATCCATAAATGCTGTATAGGCGTCTTTTTCAATCGAAAAAACATACCAATTTTCGTAGGGTTCGTTGAACAACTCGACTTCTGTGAGGGCAGCCTGCTTTTGCAGTGATTGATACTGCACCCGATCAAGTGTGTTTTGCTTAATAAGAAAGTACCACATGCGGTGATTTGCGAATCATTTATTGGTAAACATAAAAAACGCGCAACGGTTCGCTGCGCGTTTTTTATCAACTCAGATGCTAATTCAAGCTTATTTGTTCACGGCCAGATGGGTGGCCATGATGTAATCTGCCAATACCAAACCTGCTTCGTTCAGATACAGGTCTTTTTTCTTCTTGGGAGTTGCTGCTGTCCCGGTGGTGGCTGGTTCAGCTTCATCCCCCGAGGCTGATATCTGGGATACCTTATTAGCAGCCGTGCGCTTACGTTCCGCTTCATCTCGCTCTTTCCGGCGCTTGGCCTCCTGTAGCGAGACAACGGTATTTTCTTTTGCTTTCTTGAAGTCGGCCAAATCCTGGGCTAGTTGCTTCAGTTCAGGGTCCGACTTCAGGCGCTGATCGAAACGGTCACGAAGGCGGCTCAGGATTTTGTCATCAATGCCGCGCGACTGCTCGTATCGGGTCGAATTTATTTGATCCCAGGGCAGCGCACTTGGCTGTGAACTTTCGCCATACTCTTCAGCCGAGAATGCCGATGGCAGTTGAACGTCGGGTGTTACCCCTTTGTGCTGTGTGCTGCTGCCATTAATGCGGTAGAACTTCTGGATGGTCATTTTTACCTGACCAACTTTTTCGGGCTCTTTAGGCAGCCATTGGTTCAGGTCGATCATCGTTTGTACCGTGCCTTTGCCATAAGTTTGTCCACCCACAATAATACCCCGCTTGTAATCCTGAATAGCAGCCGCGAAAATCTCTGACGCCGACGCACTAAAACGGTTTACCAGAACGGCCATCGGGCCATCGTAGGTAACGGACGGGTCGGGGTCGGTATACACTTCCGTTTCGCCGGTTGCTTCGCGCACCTGTACAACGGGGCCTTTCGGAATAAACAGGCCAGTCAGGTTAATGGACTCCACCAGTGAGCCACCGCCATTGTCGCGAAGGTCAATGACGATACCGTCAACTTTCTCGGCTTTGAGCTCTTCTACAAATTTCTTTACGTCGCTCGTCGTGCTGCTAAAGCCTTCCTCGCGCTTGCGGGCCCCTTCAAAATCACGGTAGAATATAGGAATGTTGATAACGCCAATCTTGAACGGTTTGCCGTTATCCGTCACTTCAATGATTTCTTTCTTAGCGCGTTGTTCTTCCAGTTTTATCTTTTCCCGAACCAGCCGTATCTCCTTTGGTGGAGCGCCCGCCAGCGAGTTTGGCGAGATGACCTGTAAGCGAACAATCGTTCCTTTTGGCCCTTTGATGAGCTTCACCACTTCGTCGACCTGCCAGTTCATGGTGTTGACCATCGGGCCATTATCACCCTGAGCAACACCGGCTATTTTATCGTCCTTGTTGATCAGTTTGCTCTTGAACGCCGGGCCACCGGGCAAAACGTCCATGATACGGATGTAATCGCCATCTTCGCGTAAAATCGCACCGATACCTTCCAGTGACTGACTCATGTCCTGATTGAACTTATCGGCAGAGCTTGGCGACAGGTAGTTGGTGTGCGGGTCGAGTGCTTCGGCAAACGAGTTCATGTACATCTGGAATACATCCGCGCTTTTCACCCGATTGATAGCCTTATCGAGGTTGTTGTACCGCTGGGTCATCAGGGCGGCCACGGCACTATCTTTCCGGTTGCCTAACTTGAGTTCGAGCGCCTGGTTTTTCAGGATCTTGGTCCACAGGTCATTCTGCTCTTCCACCGTTTTAGGCCAGGGCATTTTCTCCCGGTCGGTGTTGAAGTTTTCGTCGCTGGTAAAGGTAAACGGCTTTTTGATTTGCGCTTTAACAAACTCACTTCGCTCCTGATACCGTTTCCGGTACAGGTTGAACAAATCATAAGCTGCCGTCAGGTCGCCGTTAATGAGGGCATCATCAATCTGATAACGGTACTTCTCAAAAGACGCTACGTCCGACGCCAGAAAATAGGTTTTGTTGCCATCCAGCTCTTTCAGATAGTTGTCCCAAACCACCGATGAGAGGGAGTCGTTGAGTTTTACCTTACGGTAGTGGTAAGTCGTTAGCAGCTTCGCTACCAGCGTTTCCACTTTCTCCTGCGAGATCGATGGCTTCAGTTCCTCAACGGGTCCTCCGTTTTTATCACCATTCACAACGCCTGCAGAAATAGTTTGCCCATGTGTTTTGGGGGCACCATTTGAGGGCGAATCCGGCTGAAAACTCAGCATCAGCACGGGCACTAGGGTCACCAGATACTTTTTCATCTATATTACCCAGGTTAATAGCGAAAGAGCGAAAGAGTGAAAGAGCGATATAACAGTCTGGTAATTCGCTCTTTCACTCTTTCATGCTTTCGCTCTTTATTGTTTAACTATATCAAGCAACTCTACGTCGAAGACTAATGTTGAGCCGGGTTTGATATCAGCACCGGCACCACGGTCTCCATAGGCCAAATCAGACGGAATGTAGAGTTTCCACTTTGAGCCTACCGGCATCAACTGTAGAGCTTCCGTCCAGCCTTTAATTACTTCGGTTACGCCAAATTCAATTGCCTCTCCCCGTTCTACCGAGCTGTCGAACACTTTGCCGTCCAGCAGGCGGCCGGTGTAGTGGACCTTAACCCGATCTTTGACGGTTGGCTTAGCGCCAGTTCCTTCTTTTTCAATTGAGTACTGTAGACCGCTAGCGGTAGTAACTACCCCCGCCTTTGCTTTGTTCTCCGTTAAAAAGGCAGCGCCGATCTTTTTATTTTCGGCCGAGGCTTTCATGCCTTCCGCATTCCGGACAGTCATTTGCTTTTGCTGGTAGGCCATCATTACCTGATTGCATTGCTCCAGCGTCAGACGGGTTGGCTGACCGCTGATCGCGTCCTGAAGGCCACGCGTCAACAGGGCAGCATCAAGATCAGTAATTCCCTGCTGTTTCAGGCTCTGTGCCATGAATACCCCAATGCTATAACTAACAGAATCCTGAGTAGAGGCTATGGTCGCACCGGTTGTAGCAGGTCTGGCTGCGGTGGCTGATTTGGCAGGGGCAGCCGGTTTTTTTACCGTTGACTTTTTTACCTGAGCTGTTGCGGAACCGGCAACAAAAACGGCTGACGCAATACCGGCCAGCATCCATTGATTAAACTTCATGCGAAAACGAAACGGGGTGTATATAAACAAAACTTGGTACTATTGAAACGTGAAAGAATAGGATAAAAGTTTAAATGCGGGCCTGTTTGACGAAAAATTGTACGACACTTTGTTGTTAATAAATCTTAATTCTATATAAGGCCAGACAGATAAAAGTAGTTGAAAAGTTGGCGTATGTCAATTTTCGCGGGGTAAAGTACTGCTATTTTGGATGAACGGTTTCCAAGGTACCCTTAATGGCTGAAAGTAGCTGAACGATTTAGCGGAAAAGTCTAACATTCAGCCGTTGTTTCTTTGTTTCATCGCAGTTTTATTAAATTTTAATCGTACCTTTGCGGCCGAAAAATCAACATTAAATTCTCATTATACACATATGGAATCCGTAAGACCCGACGAGATATCAGCCATCCTGCGCCAGCAACTGGCCGGTACGCAAACCGAGGCTGAACTCGAAGAAGTCGGTACGGTGCTGCAAATCGGCGACGGCGTAGCGCGTATCTACGGCCTCTCGAAAGTGCAGGCCGGCGAATTGCTGTCGTTCGACAATGGGCTTCAGGCCATGGCTCTGAACCTTGAAGAAGACAACGTTGGAGCTGTATTGCTCGGCGACTATTCAGAAATCAAAGAAGGGGACACCGTGAAGCGGACCGACCAGATTGCTTACGTGAATGTAGGCGATGGCATTCTGGGCCGTGTGGTAAACACCCTTGGTTTGCCTATTGACGGTTTGGGCCCTATCCAGGGTGAACTGTACCAAATGCCGCTGGAGCGTAAAGCACCGGGCGTTATCTTCCGTCAGCCGGTAACCGAGCCGCTGCAAACCGGTATCAAGGCTATCGACGCCATGATCCCCATTGGCCGGGGCCAGCGTGAATTGATCATTGGTGACCGCCAGACGGGTAAAACTGCCGTGGCTATCGACACCATCATTAACCAGAAAGAATTTTACGACAAAGGTCAGCCTGTATTCTGTATCTACGTTGCCTGCGGTCAGAAAGCCTCTACCGTGAAGCAGGTTGAGCAGACGCTGCGCAAAGCTGGTGCCATGGATTACACCGTAATCGTAGCCGCCAACGCATCTGACCCATCGCCGATGCAGTTCTTTGCGCCGTTTACCGGTGCCGCTATCGGTGAGTTCTTCCGTGATACAGGCCGTCCGGCACTGGTTGTTTACGACGATCTGTCGAAACAGGCCGTTGCCTACCGCGAAGTGTCGCTGCTGCTGCGTCGCCCACCAGGACGTGAAGCGTATCCTGGAGACGTGTTTTACCTGCACAGCCGTTTGCTGGAGCGGGCCGCTAAAATCAACGCCAACGACGACATCGCCAAAACGATGAACGACCTGCCGCCCAGTCTGAAAGACCGCGTGAAAGGTGGTGGTTCGCTGACGGCGCTTCCAATTATCGAAACTCAGGCTGGTGACGTATCGGCGTACATCCCGACGAACGTAATCTCGATTACGGATGGCCAGATCTTCCTGGAGTCGAACCTGTTCAACTCGGGTATCCGTCCGGCCATTAACGTAGGTATCTCGGTATCGCGGGTGGGTGGTAACGCCCAAATCAAGTCGATGAAGAAAGTAGCCGGTACGCTGAAACTGGATCAGGCCCAGTTCCGCGAGCTGGAAGCCTTCGCTAAGTTCGGCTCTGACCTTGACGCATCGACCAAACTGACGATCGAACGGGGCCGTCGGAACCAGGAGATGCTGAAACAGCCTCAGTACTCGCCGGTGCCGGTTGAGCAGCAGGTGGCTATCATCTATGCATCGACCAACGGTCTGCTAGACAAAGTGCCGGTTAACAAAGTGAAAGAATTTGAAACCGAGTTCGGTATGGTTCTGAGTGCCCAGCACCCAACTGTTCTGAACGACCTTCGCGCCGGTAAACTGACCGACGAAGCAACGGCAACCCTGAAGAGAGTAGCGGCTGACCTGTCTGCAAATTATTAGTTTTAAGGAGTTAGTAGTTAGGAGTTAGAATCGGACCGCCGAAGCGGTTAGGAGCCATCCGGTGTCCGAATTCTTGCTCCTAACTCCTCGCTCCTAACTACTTAAAAAAAATGGCCTCACTAAAAGAAGTACGCGCCCGGATTTCGTCGATTAACTCGACCCAACAGATAACCAAAGCCATGAAAATGGTGGCGGCTGCCAAGTTGCGCCGGGCACAGGATAACATTACGCAACTGCGGCCTTACGCTCAGAAATTGAGCCAGATGCTCGGAACCGTTTCTGCCGGTGCAGAAACCGCGTCGGAGAATCCATACAAGCAGACACGGGCCATTGGCCGCGTTCTGTTGATTGTGGTTACCTCAGACCGGGGGCTGTGCGGTGCTTTCAACACAAACGTGGTGAAAGCGGCTCTGACGCTGATTGATGAGAAATATTCGGCTCAGGCTCGTTCCGGCAACGTTGAGATCATGGCCATTGGTAAGAAAGGTGCTGAAGCGTTTCAGCGTCGGGGCTTTAAGGTCAATACGTCGCACGTCGATGCGTTTGGCTCGTTAAGCTTTGCTACCGTGCGTACGGCCGCCGAAGAAGCGATGGAAGGTTTTGCCAACGGTCGCTATGATCTTGTTGAGGTAATCTACAACGAGTTCAAGAATGCTGCCATGCAGATTGTTCGGACGGAGCAGATGTTGCCCATCGTTTCGGCCGACAAGCCGGGTTCGGGCGTTGCAGCGGCTTCTGTCAACTACATCTTTGAACCATCGGAGGTAGAGATCATTACTGAGCTGATCCCGAAAACAATTAAAATTCAGCTGTACAAAGCGGTATTGGATTCGAATGCATCAGAACACGGTGCCCGGATGACCGCCATGGATAAAGCAACTGAAAATGCTGGTGAGTTGCTGAAAGAACTGCGTCTGGTTTACAACCGGACTCGTCAGGCGGCCATTACGACCGAGATTCTCGAAATCGTGGGTGGTGCCGAAGCACTGGCCAGCGCTTCCTAATTCCGCAGATTTATTGTCTGTAAGAAAAGCCGCTACTCTATTGGGTATCGGCTTTTCTGTTACATGATTAAGAGTCTGTTAAAAAAGCTTAATGGTAATAAATCTATTTGATTGTCAGGTATTTATGGCGTATTTTGAGTCTTTCGAATCATTGGCTCGCCTGAACGAATACGACCTGGATTCAGTTATTTAGTTGTGATATACGAACGGCTATTTTTAAGCGTTTATTTATCGGTTCGATACCAACTAACGATTCAACAAAATGAAACTTACCCACATAATCACCAGTTTGTTCGTCGCCGGTACGCTGGCGTCCTGCGCTCCGGCCATTACGGTCAAGTACGATTACGACCCGAAGGTGAACGTTCGGCAGTTTGCCACCTATCGCATTGAAGCAGACCGCCAGCGGAATGCCGACCCCATCGTAGGCAGTAACCTCAACCAGCGTCGTATTGCTGATGCCCTCGATCAGTCGCTTAAGGCACGCGGCTACAAGCCTGTAACGCAGGGCGAAGCTGATCTGGTTGTCCGGTTCTTTATGGACTCTAAAGACAAACAGCAGATTCAGTCCAACAACATGTACTCGCCTTATTCGTGGTGGTACGGCGGTATGGGTAACAACGTATACTCCCGTCAGTACGAAGAAAACCGGGTGGTTGTCAACGTATCGGATGCCCGCACCAACGACATTATCTGGCAGGGCTGGGCTACCGGTCAGCTGAATACCCGCAACAAGGAACGTGATCGTGATCAGGCTTTCCGCGAAACGGTAACCAGCATCATGAAAAACTTCCCCGAAAGTGCCGGACAGGATTACGGTGCTGCCCGGTAATTGGTAAAGTATAGAGCAGTAAGCCTGTCAGCCCAACGGTTGGCAGGCTTTTTTATGGCCGGGTAAATTTGCTTAAATTGTCACTTTGTTACACCCTATGCCAGCTGTAAACCGAAGAGTAGCCTATTCGCTCACAGCAGCCGTACTTCTGTTACTGCTGGGTATGGTGGCCCTGCTGAGTGTAGCCAACCGTCGGCATCAGCGCTTGGCAGATTCTGCCATTGATCTTCAACGAAATATCAGCCAGCAGGAAAAAATTATAAAGGAACTTCAGCAGCGACTTGATGACTGCTCACCCATGGCACGACCGACTGATTCAGGCTGGGGAAACGCCAGTCAAATTGATTCTGCCAGCGTTATTAGTCAGACTACATCTTCAGAAAAATAAGCCGTCAGCCCGGTGCCCGTTAAGAGTTAGTAAAGGCTGGCCTTGCGCATTCCGCAACTGATCCACAAGTAGCCCAAAAGCTTTAGTAAAAGTATTTACTGGTTTCATTCTCACTCGGCGAGCCTAAAAAATTTTACCGATACTAGCAATGTATCTCTATAGGGTTTTCCCTAAATTTATAGTCCGTTGGGTTTTCACTATTCTATACATCGTGTAGTTAGTCCTACTTTTGCTAAACAAAATTCTATTTAGCTGTATCGTACAAGTTAATAGTAAGCGAGTTAAATTTTAGAGGCTCGTTTTTGTAAGCTGGCAAGAAAAAGATAGGTAATAAGAAGGAGTGATTTCGTGCGGAATGACAGGTTTTCTGCCTCTATAGCTTATTCTTAACGTATACGAACTGATACATTACATGATACGGGTACTGATTGCGGATGACCATAATGTC is a window of Spirosoma linguale DSM 74 DNA encoding:
- a CDS encoding hypothetical protein (KEGG: hypothetical protein), producing MPHALSPDCLPNARGPTLITPCPLAHSFVLLLLYHLSGKPLKEYGSSIQKLVDNMVNIDDRSTRTRYAHILIELMRQIHPNMKDGQDYYNKLWDDLYIMSNFTLDVDSPYPPPSEEALGKKPQRVPYNTHNLKFRHFGRNVDLLIAKAVALEEPEERRAFVSYLARLMRTFYQAWNKESVEDETIYQSLIELSNGKLYDDIKLIREQGLVESTPRERTGDQPQRIGNGGGNNFRNDRNNSSQGRPNNRNDRNGNNENGQNPRNVNNRNRNDNPQGRPNNRNDRDGGQNPRNFGSRNRNDQNRNNDRRRR
- a CDS encoding MATE efflux family protein (TIGRFAM: MATE efflux family protein~PFAM: multi antimicrobial extrusion protein MatE~KEGG: bba:Bd2342 mate efflux family protein) produces the protein MSLAQRPLLRTYRAEFADTLRLSIPIIIAQLGVVLMGVTDNLFVGRLLGAVPLGAAGLANSLSFLMSSIGVGGMSVVAALVSKASNQSDPAGVNRLFRAGLRVAGLLSILLGGLSVLLAFNFSLFGQTAEVTRLARDFMLILSASLLPLLIFVAARQLCDGLRYPRVAMAITLSALGINALFNYVFIKGAGPFPALGLMGSALATLLSRTFMAGAMLLYIYRTAHFGAYLKREFRSLPSKEEAWIILRLGIPGGLTFFFEVATFSLAVVIVGWLGEAQLAAHQIAINMASVTYMMATGISSAAAIRVSAAVGRRSREEVWRAGVAAFLLSVSFMSVTALVFLTANDWLVTLYLRDNPAVMSIAASLVIMAGFFQLSDGVQVVALGGLRGLSDVNVPTLITLFSYWVVALPLSYVLAFPMGMDAVGVWIGLLAGLSIAAVLLTWRFFRRVKRVDLFTGSIVSDAPIG
- a CDS encoding carboxyl-terminal protease (KEGG: avn:Avin_35170 C-terminal peptidase, S41A subfamily~TIGRFAM: carboxyl-terminal protease~PFAM: peptidase S41; PDZ/DHR/GLGF domain protein~SMART: peptidase S41; PDZ/DHR/GLGF domain protein), whose protein sequence is MKKYLVTLVPVLMLSFQPDSPSNGAPKTHGQTISAGVVNGDKNGGPVEELKPSISQEKVETLVAKLLTTYHYRKVKLNDSLSSVVWDNYLKELDGNKTYFLASDVASFEKYRYQIDDALINGDLTAAYDLFNLYRKRYQERSEFVKAQIKKPFTFTSDENFNTDREKMPWPKTVEEQNDLWTKILKNQALELKLGNRKDSAVAALMTQRYNNLDKAINRVKSADVFQMYMNSFAEALDPHTNYLSPSSADKFNQDMSQSLEGIGAILREDGDYIRIMDVLPGGPAFKSKLINKDDKIAGVAQGDNGPMVNTMNWQVDEVVKLIKGPKGTIVRLQVISPNSLAGAPPKEIRLVREKIKLEEQRAKKEIIEVTDNGKPFKIGVINIPIFYRDFEGARKREEGFSSTTSDVKKFVEELKAEKVDGIVIDLRDNGGGSLVESINLTGLFIPKGPVVQVREATGETEVYTDPDPSVTYDGPMAVLVNRFSASASEIFAAAIQDYKRGIIVGGQTYGKGTVQTMIDLNQWLPKEPEKVGQVKMTIQKFYRINGSSTQHKGVTPDVQLPSAFSAEEYGESSQPSALPWDQINSTRYEQSRGIDDKILSRLRDRFDQRLKSDPELKQLAQDLADFKKAKENTVVSLQEAKRRKERDEAERKRTAANKVSQISASGDEAEPATTGTAATPKKKKDLYLNEAGLVLADYIMATHLAVNK
- a CDS encoding Peptidylprolyl isomerase (PFAM: peptidylprolyl isomerase FKBP-type; FKBP-type peptidyl-prolyl isomerase domain protein~KEGG: lpp:lpp0855 macrophage infectivity potentiator), which translates into the protein MKFNQWMLAGIASAVFVAGSATAQVKKSTVKKPAAPAKSATAARPATTGATIASTQDSVSYSIGVFMAQSLKQQGITDLDAALLTRGLQDAISGQPTRLTLEQCNQVMMAYQQKQMTVRNAEGMKASAENKKIGAAFLTENKAKAGVVTTASGLQYSIEKEGTGAKPTVKDRVKVHYTGRLLDGKVFDSSVERGEAIEFGVTEVIKGWTEALQLMPVGSKWKLYIPSDLAYGDRGAGADIKPGSTLVFDVELLDIVKQ
- a CDS encoding ATP synthase F1, alpha subunit (KEGG: gur:Gura_4261 F0F1 ATP synthase subunit alpha~TIGRFAM: ATP synthase F1, alpha subunit~PFAM: H+transporting two-sector ATPase alpha/beta subunit central region; HerA-ATP synthase, barrel domain; H+transporting two-sector ATPase alpha/beta subunit domain protein), with translation MESVRPDEISAILRQQLAGTQTEAELEEVGTVLQIGDGVARIYGLSKVQAGELLSFDNGLQAMALNLEEDNVGAVLLGDYSEIKEGDTVKRTDQIAYVNVGDGILGRVVNTLGLPIDGLGPIQGELYQMPLERKAPGVIFRQPVTEPLQTGIKAIDAMIPIGRGQRELIIGDRQTGKTAVAIDTIINQKEFYDKGQPVFCIYVACGQKASTVKQVEQTLRKAGAMDYTVIVAANASDPSPMQFFAPFTGAAIGEFFRDTGRPALVVYDDLSKQAVAYREVSLLLRRPPGREAYPGDVFYLHSRLLERAAKINANDDIAKTMNDLPPSLKDRVKGGGSLTALPIIETQAGDVSAYIPTNVISITDGQIFLESNLFNSGIRPAINVGISVSRVGGNAQIKSMKKVAGTLKLDQAQFRELEAFAKFGSDLDASTKLTIERGRRNQEMLKQPQYSPVPVEQQVAIIYASTNGLLDKVPVNKVKEFETEFGMVLSAQHPTVLNDLRAGKLTDEATATLKRVAADLSANY
- a CDS encoding ATP synthase F1, gamma subunit (TIGRFAM: ATP synthase F1, gamma subunit~PFAM: H+transporting two-sector ATPase gamma subunit~KEGG: geo:Geob_0448 ATP synthase F1, gamma subunit), encoding MASLKEVRARISSINSTQQITKAMKMVAAAKLRRAQDNITQLRPYAQKLSQMLGTVSAGAETASENPYKQTRAIGRVLLIVVTSDRGLCGAFNTNVVKAALTLIDEKYSAQARSGNVEIMAIGKKGAEAFQRRGFKVNTSHVDAFGSLSFATVRTAAEEAMEGFANGRYDLVEVIYNEFKNAAMQIVRTEQMLPIVSADKPGSGVAAASVNYIFEPSEVEIITELIPKTIKIQLYKAVLDSNASEHGARMTAMDKATENAGELLKELRLVYNRTRQAAITTEILEIVGGAEALASAS
- a CDS encoding hypothetical protein (KEGG: spc:Sputcn32_2678 hypothetical protein), giving the protein MKLTHIITSLFVAGTLASCAPAITVKYDYDPKVNVRQFATYRIEADRQRNADPIVGSNLNQRRIADALDQSLKARGYKPVTQGEADLVVRFFMDSKDKQQIQSNNMYSPYSWWYGGMGNNVYSRQYEENRVVVNVSDARTNDIIWQGWATGQLNTRNKERDRDQAFRETVTSIMKNFPESAGQDYGAAR